Proteins encoded in a region of the Diabrotica virgifera virgifera chromosome 4, PGI_DIABVI_V3a genome:
- the LOC126883792 gene encoding uncharacterized protein LOC126883792, whose amino-acid sequence MVTSIWKFDIDLLYGVPKVHKTGGTLRPILSSINTPNYLLAKYLFPHLQILTENEFTVKYTFSFAKEITNQDRHKDGIMVSFDVESLFTNVPLDETINIIINSLFPSSNSNFLGMEQSKFKDLLTLAAKECLFSFDGKVYRQIDDVVMGSPLGPVFANTFLCHHEKTWLADCPIDFKPLLYRRYVDDIFLIFKHTDHIQHFLDYLNQKHHNIKFTVEIEVNGNLPFLGINIFRSPSGFSTSIYRKPIFTGLYINADSFIPNKHKTSLINILVHRAFTICST is encoded by the coding sequence ATGGTAACCAGTATATGGAAGTTTGATATAGATCTTTTATACGGAGTCCCAAAAGTGCACAAAACTGGTGGCACTCTAAGACCGATTCTCAGCTCCATCAATACTCCAAACTATCTGTTAGCTAAATATCTTTTCCCACACCTTCAAATACTGACTGAAAACGAATTCACAGTAAAATATACATTTTCATTTGCGAAGGAAATTACCAACCAAGACAGACACAAAGATGGAATTATGGTCAGTTTCGACGTTGAAAGTCTGTTTACAAACGTTCCCTTAGATGAAACCATCAACATAATAATAAATTCACTTTTTCCAAGTTCCAATTCAAACTTTTTAGGAATGGAGCAGTCAAAATTTAAAGATCTACTGACATTAGCTGCCAAAGAATGTCTATTCAGTTTTGACGGAAAAGTGTATAGACAAATAGATGACGTTGTAATGGGCTCTCCTTTAGGACCAGTTTTCGCGAATACTTTTCTATGTCACCATGAGAAAACATGGTTAGCTGACTGTCCAATTGATTTTAAGCCACTTCTTTATAgacgatacgtggatgatattttTCTCATCTTCAAACATACCGATCACAttcaacattttttagattatctcAACCAGAAACACCACAATATTAAATTTACTGTTGAAATTGAAGTCAATGGAAATCTGCCCTTCTTAGGAATTAACATCTTCAGATCACCTTCAGGTTTTTCCACTTCAATATATAGAAAACCAATCTTCACCGGCCTGTATATAAACGCAGATAGCTTCATTCCCAACAAGCACAAAACAAGTTTAATCAATATACTTGTTCACCGCGCTTTCACTATCTGTTCAACCTAG